From Camelina sativa cultivar DH55 chromosome 7, Cs, whole genome shotgun sequence, one genomic window encodes:
- the LOC104702457 gene encoding tubby-like F-box protein 1, whose protein sequence is MSFRSIVRDVRDSIGSLSRRSFDFKLSSLNKEGGKSRGSVQDSHEEQLVVTVQETPWANLPPELLRDVIKRLEESESVWPARRHVVACASVCRSWRDMCKDIVQSPELSGKITFPVSLKQPGPRNATMQCFIKRDKSNLTYHLYLCLSPALLVENGKFLLSAKRIRRTTYTEYVISMHADTISRSSNTYIGKIRSNFLGTKFIIYDTQPAYNSNNTSRVVQPVGLSRRFYSKRVSPKVPTGSYKIAQVSYELNVLGTRGPRRMHCAMHSIPASSLAEGGTVPGQPEIIVPRSILDESFRSFTSSSSSKITCDYSNDFSSARFSEILGPLGEDEEAGLEEGKERVMPPLVLKNKPPRWHEQLQCWCLNFRGRVTVASVKNFQLIAANQPQTQTQPQPQAQPQAQTQTQQSSQTDGPDKIILQFGKVGKDMFTMDFRYPLSAFQAFAICLSSFDTKLACE, encoded by the exons ATGTCGTTCCGCAGCATAGTTCGTGATGTGAGAGACAGTATTGGAAGTCTATCGAGGCGTAGTTTCGACTTTAAGTTAAGCAGCTTGAACAAAGAAGGTGGGAAATCTCGTGGTTCAGTTCAAGATTCTCACGAGGAACAACTTGTGGTAACGGTTCAAGAAACCCCTTGGGCGAATCTGCCTCCAGAGCTATTGCGGGACGTGATCAAAAGGCTTGAAGAGAGCGAAAGCGTGTGGCCTGCTCGAAGACATGTTGTTGCTTGTGCTTCTGTGTGCAGGTCTTGGAGAGATATGTGTAAAGACATCGTTCAAAGCCCTGAGCTCTCAGGCAAAATCACATTCCCTGTTTCCCTAAAACAG CCGGGACCTAGAAATGCGACAATGCAATGCTTTATCAAACGGGATAAATCTAACCTGACATACCATTTATACCTTTGTCTCAGTCCTG cTCTCTTAGTTGAGAATGGAAAGTTCCTTCTATCAGCAAAACGCATAAGAAGAACTACTTACACCGAGTACGTGATCTCTATGCACGCAGACACCATTTCGAGATCAAGCAATACCTACATTGGCAAAATCAG GTCTAATTTTCTCGGGACGAAGTTCATAATTTACGATACACAACCTGCATACAATAGTAACAACACCTCTCGAGTGGTCCAACCGGTAGGCCTTAGCCGCAGATTTTACTCAAAGAGAGTCTCTCCCAAAGTCCCGACCGGTAGCTACAAGATCGCGCAGGTATCTTACGAGCTAAATGTTCTTGGAACGCGCGGTCCAAGGAGAATGCATTGTGCGATGCACTCAATTCCCGCTTCTTCCCTCGCTGAAGGAGGAACCGTGCCTGGACAACCCGAGATCATTGTCCCTCGCTCTATTCTTGACGAATCATTCCGCAGCTTTACCTCATCATCTTCTAGTAAAATCACTTGCGATTACTCTAATGATTTTAGCAGCGCGCGGTTTTCAGAGATTCTTGGTCCGTTAGGTGAGGACGAAGAAGCGGGATTAGAAGAAGGGAAAGAGCGGGTTATGCCACCGCTTGTGCTTAAGAACAAGCCGCCGAGGTGGCACGAACAGCTTCAATGCTGGTGTTTGAACTTCAGGGGACGTGTAACTGTCGCATCAGTTAAAAACTTTCAGCTGATTGCAGCAAACCAACCTCAGACTCAgactcaacctcaacctcaagcTCAACCTCAAGCTCAGACTCAGACGCAACAGTCTAGCCAGACGGATGGTCCTGACAAGATCATATTGCAGTTTGGGAAAGTGGGGAAAGACATGTTTACGATGGATTTCCGGTATCCGCTGTCTGCGTTTCAAGCTTTTGCTATCTGTTTAAGCAGTTTCGATACGAAACTCGCCtgtgaatga